Below is a genomic region from Sinobacterium norvegicum.
TTTGACCAGTGTGGCATGGATGATGTTGATCGAGTTGGCGGTAAAAACGCCTCTCTCGGTGAGATGATCAGCAACCTTTCCGGTGCTGGAGTCAGTGTGCCTAATGGCTTTGCCACAACGGCTCAAGCCTTTCGTGACTTTATCGATCAAAACAAGCTTGAGCAAAAAATCAATGACGAGCTCAATTCGCTGGATGTCGACGATGTTAATGCGCTAGCAGTGGTTGGCGCCAAGATACGTCAATGGGTTATTGATGCCCCATTTACAGGCGAGCTCAAAGAGAGTATTGAACAGGCCTACATTAGCTTACAGGCGGGTAACGATAACCTGGCTGTGGCCGTTCGCTCATCTGCCACCGCTGAGGATTTGCCCGATGCCTCGTTTGCAGGTCAGCAGGAAACCTTTCTCAATATCATTGGCCTTGATAATATATTTATCGCCATCAAAGAGGTGTTTGCCTCGCTGTATAATGACCGTGCTATCTCTTATCGCGTGCATCAGGGCTTTGAGCATTCCGAGGTTGCCTTGTCGGCAGGTATTCAGCGTATGGTGCGCAGTGAGACCGGTGTGGCCGGCGTCATGTTTACCCTCGATACTGAAACAGGCTTTAATGATGTGGTCTTTGTTACCTCGTCTTATGGTCTGGGTGAGACGGTTGTTCAAGGCTCGGTTAATCCCGATGAATTTTATGTCCATAAAGAGATTCTGAAACAGAAGCGTCCTGCCGTCGTCCGCCGCAATTTAGGCAGTAAAGCGATTAAAATGATCTATGGAGAGGCCGCCGAGGCTGGTCGTAGCGTCAAAACTGTCGATGTCGATGTCGCCGAGCGTAACCAATTCTCATTAACCAATGGTGAGGTTGAAGCCCTGGCTCAGCAGGCAATGATTATTGAGCAGCACTACGGTCGCCCGATGGATATCGAATGGGCAAAGGACGGCGATGATCAACAGCTTTACATAGTCCAGGCTCGCCCTGAAACCGTTAAGAGTCGAGACAGCGCCACCAAGATGGAGCGCTACTTGATGAAGGGCAAAAGTAAGGTTGTCTGTGAGGGGCGCTCCATTGGCCATCGTATTGGTAGCGGTGTCGTCAAGGTAATAAACGATATCTCTCAGATGGATCGTGTTGAGGCTGGCGATGTACTGGTTACCGATATGACCGACCCCGATTGGGAGCCTGTAATGAAGCGTGCGTCGGCAATCGTCACCAATCGTGGTGGTCGTACCTGTCATGCGGCCATTATTGCCCGTGAGCTGGGTATCCCAGCTGTTGTCGGTTGCGGTAATGCGACTGAATTGATTGGTGAAGGGCAGCAGGTTACGGTCTCCTGCGCAGAGGGTGATACGGGTTTTGTTTATAATGGCTTGATCGACTTCGATATTAATACTTCTGATATTGAAGAGATGCCAGAGCTACCGTTTAAGTTGATGATGAACGTTGGTAACCCCGA
It encodes:
- the ppsA gene encoding phosphoenolpyruvate synthase, coding for MNDYVVWFDQCGMDDVDRVGGKNASLGEMISNLSGAGVSVPNGFATTAQAFRDFIDQNKLEQKINDELNSLDVDDVNALAVVGAKIRQWVIDAPFTGELKESIEQAYISLQAGNDNLAVAVRSSATAEDLPDASFAGQQETFLNIIGLDNIFIAIKEVFASLYNDRAISYRVHQGFEHSEVALSAGIQRMVRSETGVAGVMFTLDTETGFNDVVFVTSSYGLGETVVQGSVNPDEFYVHKEILKQKRPAVVRRNLGSKAIKMIYGEAAEAGRSVKTVDVDVAERNQFSLTNGEVEALAQQAMIIEQHYGRPMDIEWAKDGDDQQLYIVQARPETVKSRDSATKMERYLMKGKSKVVCEGRSIGHRIGSGVVKVINDISQMDRVEAGDVLVTDMTDPDWEPVMKRASAIVTNRGGRTCHAAIIARELGIPAVVGCGNATELIGEGQQVTVSCAEGDTGFVYNGLIDFDINTSDIEEMPELPFKLMMNVGNPDRAFDFQAYPNDGVGLARLEFIINRMIGVHPKALLNYDTLTSDVKASVDRRMAGYESPREFYIQKIVEGVATIAGAFYGKKVIVRMSDFKSNEYAHLVGGEVYEPAEENPMLGFRGAGRYISDSFRECFELECEAIKRVRNVMGLTNVEVMIPFVRTVSEAKQVSEILTANGLSRGENGLRVIMMCELPANALLADQFLQYFDGFSIGSNDLTQLTLGLDRDSGLVAHLFDERNDAVKALLSMAIKACRDAGKYVGICGQGPSDHPDLALWLMEQGIESVSLNPDSVLDTWMYLGSELAQ